AAATTGAAAAACTGTTAAATTGAAAAACTGTTAAATTGAAAAACTGTTAAATTGAAAAACTGTTAAATTGAAAAAGTGTAAAACTGAAAAAGTGTAAAATTGTATAATTGCTGAAATAATACTCATATGAAGAAACTCATCTTAGTTGTATTGACACTTTCACCAATCATTCTCTTTGGTCAGAATAACCTCCAAACTGAACTTTCGCAGCTTATTGATCACTGGCACAAGGCTGCTGCTGAGGCAAATGAAGATGCTTATTTTAAACTGATTGCTGATGATGGCATATTCATCGGAACTGATTCTTCAGAAAACTGGACAAAATCAGAATTTCAGGCTTGGGCAAAGCCCTTTTTTGATCGAGGTAAAGCTTGGTCGTTAAAGGCAAACTCCAGAAATATCTATGTTCATAGCAGCAAACAAATGGCTTGGTTTGATGAGTTGCTTTATACAAAATCAGGTTGCTGGATTGGCACTGGCGTTTTGGTAAAAGAGAAAAAACATTGGAAAATAGCCCATTACACTTTGTCAGTTACCATTCCCAACGAAAAGATGAAAGAGGTTAGCAAACTATTGCTCAAAGAATAATTCAAGCAGATGGATCATCAATACTTAATTGAGCTGCCAAACATTTCACAAGTACTGGCTTCAAAACTAAAGCAGGCCGGGATTAACAATACTCAAGAGTTGTATTCAGTAGGAGCAAAAGAAGCATTTTTCAGAATCAGGCAATTTGATAAGGAAGCCTGTATTAATATGCTATACGCACTGGAGGGAGCTGTTCAAGGTATTCGATGGCATAAACTTGATGGTATTTCAAAGTTTGAGCTGAAAGAGTTTTATGATTTTTTAACCATTCAAGGTCCTCTGAAAGAATCAAAATAAAAACTATTTAGGTTATAACTTCTCGTCCCAATTTACTTTACTATTCTACGTTTTAAGGTATAGAGCTATATCTGTTTATACCTAAAATCAATTGTAGCGATTAATGTCAGCCATCATAATAAATTCATATCGACTAAGTTTTTTGAGCCTTTTTGTATTCGTAATTGGTTTATTATTTATCAGTCATGCCTATTCTCAGGAAGCTGAGATTTATACAGAAATAGAATTAGAAAAACTTATCCAGAAATATTCTCAGGATTCCATTCTGAATCTGGAGCGATTGGCAGCTTTTGAATTCCACAAACTCCTGAATGAATACAGAGCAAGCAATAACCTGGATACACTTGGATGGAATGAGACATTGTGGTTAACCTGCCGTAATCATAACATTTACATGAGTTACCACAAAGAGTTAAGCCACTCTGAAACAACTGATGAAAAGTATTTTTCCGGAGAGGATCCTGGTGACAGATTAAAATATGCACAGGAAGAAATTAGATTATACTGGAGTGGAGAAAATGCACTTTACAATTACAGTTGTTACGGATCAAGTAAGCTCGAAAAAGCCCATAATATTGCAGAATCCTCTTTTAATCAATGGAAAAACTCTCCCGGACACAATAGAAATATGCTTTCGAAAAGTCATGAGTTACATGGTGCTGCTTTTATAATATCTGACAGCAGGGTTTATGGAACCAGTTTATTTGGATATCCATTATCAAAATCAAACTATTGGGCAAACTATTTAGCAGAAAAGAAAGAGAAATCTACCAAAACATTAAGCGAGAAAAAGTCAAAAACATATAAAAAAATAAGTATTGGTCAATCAAGAAAAAATATTGAGAATCAATTCATTGAGTATATTGAATCAGAGAATAAAATCCTTAAAAAACAAGATCGAATATTAAAGCAATGTGCCAAAAAGCAAGTGATTTATATGGCTTATAATAATGTAACAGAATCTATACAAAGGAGGCACAATAAATCATTTTTTGCTAAAGATCTGGCTAAACGAATTGCAAAAGCTGAAGGGAATCCATTTTGGTTCCTAGCCAGAAATACAAAAACAACAGAATACATTGTGTCATTTGATGTTAACGAAGAATACTTCTCAGAA
The DNA window shown above is from Bacteroidota bacterium and carries:
- a CDS encoding nuclear transport factor 2 family protein — encoded protein: MKKLILVVLTLSPIILFGQNNLQTELSQLIDHWHKAAAEANEDAYFKLIADDGIFIGTDSSENWTKSEFQAWAKPFFDRGKAWSLKANSRNIYVHSSKQMAWFDELLYTKSGCWIGTGVLVKEKKHWKIAHYTLSVTIPNEKMKEVSKLLLKE
- a CDS encoding TfoX/Sxy family protein, with translation MDHQYLIELPNISQVLASKLKQAGINNTQELYSVGAKEAFFRIRQFDKEACINMLYALEGAVQGIRWHKLDGISKFELKEFYDFLTIQGPLKESK
- a CDS encoding CAP domain-containing protein, whose protein sequence is MSAIIINSYRLSFLSLFVFVIGLLFISHAYSQEAEIYTEIELEKLIQKYSQDSILNLERLAAFEFHKLLNEYRASNNLDTLGWNETLWLTCRNHNIYMSYHKELSHSETTDEKYFSGEDPGDRLKYAQEEIRLYWSGENALYNYSCYGSSKLEKAHNIAESSFNQWKNSPGHNRNMLSKSHELHGAAFIISDSRVYGTSLFGYPLSKSNYWANYLAEKKEKSTKTLSEKKSKTYKKISIGQSRKNIENQFIEYIESENKILKKQDRILKQCAKKQVIYMAYNNVTESIQRRHNKSFFAKDLAKRIAKAEGNPFWFLARNTKTTEYIVSFDVNEEYFSEESVKQQIIKEIISENNIDSTQLKDYGFYIKLKRKKSKIQVFAAFLIEVVQS